Part of the Leptolyngbya sp. BL0902 genome, CGGTGGTCTCGACGTATTAAGCCCCGGTCTGGAGGGGCTGATTGAACCCTTGCCCATCCCCTTTTCACCCGCCTTGGCCAAACCTGTGGCCCCGGTCGATCCGCCCCTGCCCACCCTGGCCGATCAGATCCTCACCTGCCCCAGCCCCGCCGGATTTGCCGAACTGCCCGTCACTGCCCTCAGCGACTATGCCCTCTGCCCGCTCCGGTTCAAGTTCCGCTATGTAGATGGCCACCCCGGCTACACCAGCGGCCACGGGGGGCCAAACCTAGGCATGGAAATCGGCAAACTCACCCACAAAGCGCTGGAACTGGGCCTCGATCAGGTCAATGCCCTCGCCGCCTACGCCCCCCATTTAGACCTCGCCACCGTGGCAGCAGCCCTCACCCTGGCCCAGGGGTTCCGAGAATCCCCGGTCTATGCCGCCCACCGAGACCGGGCCACCCACTGGGAATACCCCGTTTCCCTTACCGTGGGCCACCTCACCCTCAACGGCGTGGTGGATTTGGTCGGCGAAGACTTTGTCCTCGATTTCAAGACCGACCAAACCATCAGCCCCACGCATCACCAGTTTCAGCTTTGGGCCTACAGTCAAGCCCTCCACAAACCCACCGCCCACCTCGCCTACCTGCGCCACCAGCACCTCCACACCTTTGATGCAGAGGCCCTCGATGCTCTCACCCCCCAGGCCCACGCCCTCATTGACCAACTCGTTCAAGGCCACGTAGCCCCAACCCCCGCTCCCGCGAGGTGCGGCATCTGCCCCTTTACAGAGATTTGCGATGCGAAAGTCCTAGGCTAAGAACGGTTTAAGCTTGAGGGGCGATCCTCGCTGAGCGACAGGCCACTGAGTCATCGGCAACTGGAGGTACCCACACCCTAGGGGGCTATACCAGGCTCACTATCCGGTCGATGGCGTCGGTCAATATTTCGGGGGGATGGACGAGGGCAATGCGGACATAGCCTTCTCCGGCTGGGCCAAAGCCGACGCCAGGGGCTAGGGCTACTCCCGTGGCTTCCACCAGTTTGATGCAGAAATCTATGGAGCGCTCGGCCCAGGGGTGGGGCAGCTTGAGCCAGAGGTACATAGTGGCTTCCGGGGGGGTGACTTCCCATCCGTGGCGGTGGAGGGCGGCGATGGCGGCATCTCGCCGCTGGCGGAAGGTATCGATCATGTGTTGCACGGTGTCTTGGGGGCCGGAGAGGGCGGCAATGGCCCCGCGCTGAATGCCGGGATATTGGTTAAAGTCTACGTTGGCCTTGATCTGCCGCAGGGCATTGATGAGTTGGGCGTTGCCAATGGCGTAGCCCAGCCGAAAACCGCCCATGCCGTAGGACTTGGACATGGAGAAAAACTCGATGGAAACGGTTTTGTCGCGGTCGGCCTGGAGGACAGACACCGCTGGCTTTCCGGTGAAGGTGAGATCGGCGTAGGGAAAGTCGTGGGCGAGGACAATCTGATGCTGCTGACAGAAGGCCACCGCCCGCTGCCAAAAGGCCAGATCAGCGGTGGCGGCGGTGGGGTTGTGGGGATAGCTGAGCACCATCAGCCGGGATTGGGCAAGGATGGCTGGGGGAATGTCTTCAAAGCGGGGGAGGAACTGGTTGTCTTCCCGCAGGGGCATGGGATAGATGTGGCCGCTGGCGAGGTAGACCCCCCCGGCATGGGAGGGGTAGCCTGGATCCATCAGCAGGGCATAGTCGCCAGGATTGAGCACGGCCAG contains:
- a CDS encoding LL-diaminopimelate aminotransferase, whose amino-acid sequence is MDTDLCYIMANVIEFCGGTSVDFPLPLAQRIQPLQANVFADMDRAKAKAKAAGQTIIDLSLGSSDLPVAPHILAPIATALEDTSTHGYCLFSGTQAFREAAAQWYTRKFGVSVDPDTEVLLLIGSQEGTAHLPLAVLNPGDYALLMDPGYPSHAGGVYLASGHIYPMPLREDNQFLPRFEDIPPAILAQSRLMVLSYPHNPTAATADLAFWQRAVAFCQQHQIVLAHDFPYADLTFTGKPAVSVLQADRDKTVSIEFFSMSKSYGMGGFRLGYAIGNAQLINALRQIKANVDFNQYPGIQRGAIAALSGPQDTVQHMIDTFRQRRDAAIAALHRHGWEVTPPEATMYLWLKLPHPWAERSIDFCIKLVEATGVALAPGVGFGPAGEGYVRIALVHPPEILTDAIDRIVSLV